The following DNA comes from Microbacterium foliorum.
AGAACGTGAAGGACGCCGCCAAGAACGTCGGCGACAACCTGCGCGACAGCAGAGACTGATCTTCAACACCAGTGAGGCCCGCCGAAGCGGGCCTCACTGGGTGGATCAGCGGGTGCGGTTGCCGGAGATCGCTCGGATCAACCAGGCGATGACCGCGATGGCCAGCAGTACCAGGCCGACCCACAGGAGGAACTGCAGGGACTGCACGAGCCCGCCGGTGATCGCCAGAATGATGGCGACGACGATGATGATGATCAGCAGGATGTTCATCGGTCTTTCCCTTCTCGGGGCGCGGGGGAGGCACCCATCTACGGTCACCCAACCTAGACCGCTTCATCCCATGCCCTGAGGGGCTTGACTCGGAGCTTGCCGTCGTGCGAGAGGAGTAGCCGAATGCCAGGACGCAGGAACAATTCGCTGAAGGATCCGGAGCTGTACGAAGAGCTCCGTGACGACGGTGCCTCGAAGGAGAAAGCCGCTCGGATCTCCAACGCCGCCGCGCGCGACGGACGCAGCGCGGTCGGACGCCGGGGCGGCGAGCACGGCGACTACGAGGAATGGACCGTCGAGGAACTGCGCGCACGCGCCAAGGAGATCGGCCTGACCGGTTACAGCCGCAAGCGCAAGGCCGAGCTCATCTCGGCGCTGCGCGACCACTAGGGCTCGCGTACATGACCCGGTTCGGCGTCGAGGAGGAGTTCGTCCTGCTCGATGAACAGACACTCGTGCCTGCGGCCATGAGCGCCGAGACGCGAGAGCGGATCCTGAGCGAGGCAAGTGCCGGTGTCACTCCGGAGTATCTGACCTGTCAGATCGAGACGGCGACGGAACCGTGCCTGACGAGAGCGGATGCCGAGGTGCAGCTTCGTCGCACGCGCGGTCTTCTCGGATCGCACGCGAGCGCGCAGTACGCGATCTTCGCGGGGACCGGGACGCCCTTCATATCTCCGAATCGCTTCGCCGTCTCGCGCTCCGCCCACTACGACGCCGTGGCCGGACAACTCGCCGAGATCACCCGTGAGCATGAGGTGAACGGCCTCCACATCCACGTCGAGGTCCCCGACGAGGAGGAGCGCGTGCGGGTGCTCAATCGCACGCGCGCCTGGCTCCCCGCGCTGCTCGCCATCACGGGCAACGCACCGTTCACGCACGGCCGCGACACCGGGTTCGACAGCTGGCGCAGCGTCCTGATCCGCCGCCTGCCGTCGTCGTGGAGCCCCCCGCACTTCCGTGACTTCGAGGACTACCGCACGCGCATCGCCGAACTGGTCGAACTGGGTGCCATCACGAGCGCGAGCTCTCTTTCTTGG
Coding sequences within:
- a CDS encoding carboxylate-amine ligase translates to MTRFGVEEEFVLLDEQTLVPAAMSAETRERILSEASAGVTPEYLTCQIETATEPCLTRADAEVQLRRTRGLLGSHASAQYAIFAGTGTPFISPNRFAVSRSAHYDAVAGQLAEITREHEVNGLHIHVEVPDEEERVRVLNRTRAWLPALLAITGNAPFTHGRDTGFDSWRSVLIRRLPSSWSPPHFRDFEDYRTRIAELVELGAITSASSLSWTARLSERFPTVEVRVFDAQLSVDDTLLAVALTRALLVSDALDDTADVGLDAIDASLWTAARFGPGARLIDPASGDVAPAWSVIDGLLERLRPALADLGDEDFVIDGITRTRTDGTGAQRQRAAYAERGSAGLRDLYRTSTAVS
- a CDS encoding DUF7218 family protein encodes the protein MPGRRNNSLKDPELYEELRDDGASKEKAARISNAAARDGRSAVGRRGGEHGDYEEWTVEELRARAKEIGLTGYSRKRKAELISALRDH